One window of Cellulomonas shaoxiangyii genomic DNA carries:
- the cysK gene encoding cysteine synthase A has product MARIYEDATALVGNTPLVRINKLTEGAGATVVGKLEFYNPANSVKDRIGVAIVDAAERSGELKPGGTIVEATSGNTGIALAFVGAARGYDVVLTMPETMSKERRALLRAFGAELILTPGSEGMKGAVNRATEIVAERPGAILARQFANEANPEVHRRTTAEEIWADTDGEIDILVAGIGTGGTITGVGQVLKERKPGVQVVGVEPAESPILNGGAPGPHKIQGIGANFVPDILDTSIYDEILDVDAETAVAWARRAAREEGLLVGISSGAALYAAVELAKRPENAGKLIVTIIPSFGERYLTSVLYADLLD; this is encoded by the coding sequence ATGGCACGCATCTACGAGGACGCGACCGCGCTCGTCGGCAACACCCCGCTGGTTCGCATCAACAAGCTCACGGAGGGTGCCGGCGCCACGGTCGTCGGCAAGCTCGAGTTCTACAACCCCGCCAACTCGGTCAAGGACCGCATCGGCGTCGCGATCGTCGACGCGGCCGAGCGGTCCGGTGAGCTGAAGCCGGGCGGCACGATCGTCGAGGCCACCTCCGGCAACACGGGCATCGCGCTCGCGTTCGTCGGCGCGGCCCGCGGCTACGACGTCGTGCTGACCATGCCCGAGACGATGTCGAAGGAGCGCCGCGCGCTGCTGCGCGCGTTCGGCGCCGAGCTCATCCTCACGCCGGGCTCCGAGGGCATGAAGGGGGCCGTCAACCGGGCGACCGAGATCGTCGCGGAGCGGCCGGGCGCGATCCTGGCCCGCCAGTTCGCCAACGAGGCCAACCCCGAGGTGCACCGGCGCACCACGGCCGAGGAGATCTGGGCCGACACGGACGGCGAGATCGACATCCTCGTCGCCGGCATCGGCACGGGCGGCACCATCACGGGCGTCGGCCAGGTGCTCAAGGAGCGCAAGCCGGGCGTGCAGGTCGTCGGCGTCGAGCCGGCCGAGTCGCCGATCCTCAACGGCGGCGCGCCGGGCCCGCACAAGATCCAGGGCATCGGCGCGAACTTCGTGCCCGACATCCTCGACACCTCGATCTACGACGAGATCCTCGACGTCGACGCGGAGACGGCCGTCGCCTGGGCGCGCCGCGCGGCGCGCGAGGAGGGCCTGCTCGTGGGCATCTCGTCCGGCGCGGCGCTGTACGCGGCGGTGGAGCTGGCCAAGCGCCCCGAGAACGCCGGGAAGCTGATCGTCACGATCATCCCCTCGTTCGGCGAGCGCTACCTCACCTCGGTGCTCTACGCCGACCTGCTCGACTGA
- the epsC gene encoding serine O-acetyltransferase EpsC, with amino-acid sequence MRHLTDFLRVLRDDLDAAHGHDPAARSLLEVALGYPGVHAIWVYRLAHRMWQVVPLRLPARLLSQAARAATGVEIHPAARIGARLFIDHGMGVVIGETAEVGDDVVLFHGSTLGGKAMRRGKRHPTLGDRVVVGAGAKVLGPVWIGDGAQVGANAVVITDVPAGAIAVGVPAQVRRRPLAAPFDAEVDDPAIFI; translated from the coding sequence ATGCGACACCTGACCGACTTCCTGCGCGTGCTGCGCGACGACCTCGACGCGGCGCACGGTCACGACCCCGCGGCGCGCTCGCTCCTCGAGGTGGCGCTCGGCTACCCGGGCGTGCACGCGATCTGGGTGTACCGGCTGGCGCACCGCATGTGGCAGGTGGTGCCGCTGCGGCTGCCCGCGCGGCTCCTCTCGCAGGCGGCACGTGCCGCGACGGGCGTCGAGATCCACCCCGCCGCACGCATCGGCGCGCGCCTGTTCATCGACCACGGCATGGGCGTGGTGATCGGCGAGACGGCCGAGGTCGGGGACGACGTCGTCCTGTTCCACGGCTCGACGCTCGGCGGCAAGGCCATGCGGCGCGGCAAGCGCCACCCCACGCTCGGTGACCGCGTGGTCGTCGGCGCGGGCGCGAAGGTGCTCGGGCCGGTGTGGATCGGCGACGGTGCGCAGGTCGGCGCGAACGCGGTCGTCATCACGGACGTCCCGGCCGGTGCGATCGCCGTCGGCGTGCCCGCGCAGGTGCGGCGCCGGCCGCTCGCGGCGCCGTTCGACGCCGAGGTCGACGACCCCGCGATCTTCATCTGA
- a CDS encoding GntR family transcriptional regulator, producing MLFRIDTASGEPLYAQLADQVRSGVARGDLRAGERLPSARELAAALDVNLHTVLHAYQDLRDEGVIELHRGRGAVVAARAGGDWDELHDAVGRVAQVARRLGVAPETVTTLVKEALR from the coding sequence GTGCTCTTCCGCATCGACACCGCCTCCGGCGAGCCGCTGTACGCGCAGCTCGCCGACCAGGTCCGCTCCGGCGTGGCGCGCGGCGACCTGCGCGCGGGCGAGCGGCTGCCGTCGGCCCGCGAGCTCGCCGCCGCCCTGGACGTCAACCTGCACACCGTGCTGCACGCCTACCAGGACCTGCGCGACGAGGGCGTGATCGAGCTGCACCGCGGACGCGGGGCGGTCGTCGCGGCCCGCGCGGGCGGCGACTGGGACGAGCTGCACGACGCCGTCGGCCGGGTGGCCCAGGTCGCCCGGCGGCTCGGCGTCGCACCCGAGACCGTGACCACCCTCGTCAAGGAGGCCCTGCGATGA
- a CDS encoding DUF1648 domain-containing protein, whose protein sequence is MTAGRTLATDARPTTHRLASVLLCAVAPLVIAAAAAVVALSWAPELPSPVATHWGPSGPDGFGSVTGLVVGTTVVTLVLAAAATALALAVDRQVTARRMSAGLATGVAAALATVLLGTLHAQRGLADARDAGGVGATVAAMVAVGLLAGCLAAWATPGDTPLPAGGGVDPAAPRVPLAAHERAAWTRTATGRPGIVIGGTAVVLVTGAALATRTPGLLALVAALVALLGCMTVFRVRVDAHGLTARSALGWPALHVPLEEVEAARVVDVHPLRDFGGWGYRISLGGRVGVVLRRGEAVEVHRSGDRVVVVTVDDAATGAALLNTLADRSRSAAPE, encoded by the coding sequence ATGACCGCCGGCCGCACCCTCGCCACCGACGCCCGGCCGACCACGCACCGCCTCGCGTCGGTGCTGCTGTGCGCCGTCGCCCCGCTCGTGATCGCCGCGGCCGCCGCGGTGGTCGCCCTGTCGTGGGCGCCGGAGCTGCCCTCCCCCGTCGCGACGCACTGGGGCCCCTCGGGCCCCGACGGGTTCGGCTCCGTCACCGGACTCGTGGTCGGCACAACAGTGGTCACGCTGGTGCTGGCCGCCGCCGCCACCGCGCTCGCCCTGGCGGTCGACCGCCAGGTCACCGCGCGCCGGATGTCTGCGGGCCTGGCCACCGGGGTGGCCGCCGCCCTCGCCACGGTGCTCCTGGGCACGCTGCACGCGCAGCGCGGGCTCGCCGACGCCCGGGACGCGGGCGGCGTCGGCGCGACCGTCGCCGCCATGGTCGCCGTGGGCCTCCTCGCCGGGTGCCTCGCCGCCTGGGCCACGCCGGGTGACACCCCGCTGCCCGCGGGCGGCGGGGTGGACCCCGCGGCCCCCCGCGTCCCGCTCGCCGCGCACGAGCGCGCCGCGTGGACACGGACGGCCACCGGCCGGCCGGGGATCGTGATCGGCGGCACCGCCGTCGTGCTGGTCACCGGCGCCGCCCTCGCGACCCGGACCCCCGGGCTCCTGGCGCTGGTCGCCGCCCTCGTCGCCCTCCTGGGCTGCATGACGGTGTTCCGCGTCCGGGTCGACGCGCACGGCCTCACCGCACGGTCGGCGCTCGGCTGGCCGGCGCTGCACGTCCCGCTCGAGGAGGTCGAGGCGGCGCGCGTCGTCGACGTGCACCCCCTGCGCGACTTCGGCGGCTGGGGCTACCGCATCAGCCTCGGCGGCCGCGTCGGCGTCGTGCTGCGCCGGGGCGAGGCCGTCGAGGTGCACCGCAGCGGGGACCGCGTCGTGGTCGTGACGGTCGACGACGCCGCGACGGGCGCGGCGCTGCTCAACACGCTGGCCGACCGGTCCCGGAGCGCTGCCCCCGAGTAG
- a CDS encoding LLM class F420-dependent oxidoreductase produces the protein MRLGYHTGYWSAGPPPGAREAVHAADALGLDSVWTAEAYGSDAFTPLAWWGAGTRRVRLGTAIAQMSARTPTATAMAALTLDHLSGGRFVLGLGASGPQVVEGWYGQPYPRPLARTREYVAVVRQVLAREAPVRFDGEFYRLPLPADEGAGLGKALRSTVHPLRADLPIHLAAEGPKNVALAAEVADGWLPLFYSPRMDAEYRTRLADGFARRSPALRPAAAFEVVATVPVVLAGSVEEAADVVRPFVALYAGGMGAKGANFHRDVLDRLGYAEACDEVQAHFLAGDRARAAAAVPTELVRDVALVGTEHDVRAQLPTWRETAVTTVLAQADARTLPRLADLWAESGADAAAPARPDAGPSAG, from the coding sequence ATGCGGCTGGGCTACCACACGGGCTACTGGTCGGCGGGTCCGCCGCCCGGCGCGCGCGAGGCGGTCCACGCCGCCGACGCGCTCGGCCTCGACTCGGTGTGGACGGCCGAGGCGTACGGGTCGGACGCCTTCACCCCGCTGGCGTGGTGGGGCGCCGGCACGCGCCGCGTCCGGCTCGGCACCGCGATCGCGCAGATGTCCGCACGCACCCCCACCGCCACCGCGATGGCGGCCCTCACGCTCGACCACCTCTCGGGCGGACGGTTCGTGCTCGGGCTCGGTGCGTCCGGGCCGCAGGTCGTCGAGGGGTGGTACGGGCAGCCGTACCCCCGGCCGCTCGCCCGCACGCGCGAGTACGTCGCCGTCGTCCGGCAGGTCCTGGCCCGCGAGGCGCCCGTCCGGTTCGACGGCGAGTTCTACCGCCTCCCGTTGCCGGCCGACGAGGGTGCCGGCCTCGGCAAGGCCCTGCGGTCCACGGTGCACCCGCTGCGCGCCGACCTCCCGATCCACCTGGCCGCCGAGGGGCCGAAGAACGTCGCGCTCGCGGCCGAGGTCGCGGACGGCTGGCTGCCGCTCTTCTACTCCCCGCGCATGGACGCCGAGTACCGCACGCGGCTCGCGGACGGCTTCGCGCGGCGGTCCCCTGCACTGCGGCCCGCCGCCGCGTTCGAGGTGGTCGCGACCGTGCCGGTCGTGCTCGCGGGGTCCGTCGAGGAGGCCGCCGACGTCGTGCGGCCGTTCGTCGCGCTGTACGCGGGCGGCATGGGAGCCAAGGGCGCGAACTTCCACCGCGACGTCCTGGACCGCCTCGGCTACGCCGAGGCCTGCGACGAGGTCCAGGCGCACTTCCTGGCGGGCGACCGGGCCCGCGCGGCCGCCGCCGTGCCGACCGAGCTCGTGCGGGACGTCGCGCTGGTCGGCACGGAGCACGACGTGCGGGCCCAGCTGCCCACCTGGCGGGAGACGGCCGTGACGACCGTGCTCGCCCAGGCGGACGCGCGCACGCTGCCGCGGCTCGCCGACCTGTGGGCGGAGAGCGGCGCCGACGCCGCCGCGCCCGCACGCCCCGACGCGGGGCCGTCCGCGGGCTGA
- a CDS encoding ABC transporter ATP-binding protein: MALTTPARPRADRPAHGVVLQDVHRTFATPSGARPVLRAVDVELDAGEIVALVGPSGCGKSTLLRQVSGLDTPDGGRVLLDGTPVTGIDRRTAVAFQEPRLLPWRTLAQNVALGLPAGTPKDAGRARVAELLRLVGLEESARLRPRQVSGGMAQRASLARALARNPGVLLLDEPFGALDALTRLRMQDLLLDVHAAEPATVVLVTHDVEEALYLADRVLLLRSLGAGPDDEPSVARVIDVPGSRPRDRADQRLAELRAELLEGLGVATHHVRAADADGHHSI; this comes from the coding sequence ATGGCCCTCACCACCCCGGCCCGCCCGCGCGCCGACCGCCCCGCGCACGGCGTCGTGCTGCAGGACGTGCACCGCACGTTCGCGACGCCCTCCGGCGCGCGGCCCGTCCTGCGCGCCGTCGACGTCGAGCTGGACGCGGGCGAGATCGTCGCCCTCGTCGGCCCGTCCGGCTGCGGCAAGTCGACGCTCCTGCGCCAGGTCAGCGGGCTGGACACACCCGACGGGGGCCGCGTGCTGCTCGACGGCACGCCCGTGACGGGCATCGACCGCCGCACCGCCGTGGCGTTCCAGGAGCCCCGCCTGCTGCCGTGGCGCACGCTGGCGCAGAACGTCGCGCTCGGGCTGCCGGCGGGCACGCCCAAGGACGCCGGTCGCGCCCGCGTCGCGGAGCTGCTGCGGCTGGTGGGGCTCGAGGAGTCGGCCCGGCTGCGGCCGCGGCAGGTCTCCGGCGGCATGGCCCAGCGCGCGTCGCTGGCGCGCGCGCTCGCCCGCAACCCCGGCGTGCTCCTGCTCGACGAGCCGTTCGGCGCGCTCGACGCGCTCACCCGCCTGCGCATGCAGGACCTGCTGCTCGACGTGCACGCCGCCGAGCCGGCGACGGTCGTCCTGGTCACCCACGACGTCGAGGAGGCGCTCTACCTCGCCGACCGCGTGCTGCTGCTGCGGTCGCTCGGCGCCGGGCCGGACGACGAGCCGAGCGTCGCACGCGTGATCGACGTGCCGGGCAGCCGCCCCCGCGACCGCGCCGACCAGCGCCTCGCGGAGCTGCGCGCCGAGCTCCTCGAGGGCCTCGGCGTCGCGACGCACCACGTCCGCGCCGCCGACGCCGACGGCCACCACTCGATCTGA
- a CDS encoding aliphatic sulfonate ABC transporter substrate-binding protein, with amino-acid sequence MTLRTTDLHRPAAATALALATALALAGCVPGEGSAPAAADPTAASSDDAGWSTDTLDIDFATYNPLSLVIKEQGWLEETLGDDVTVTWVQSAGSNKANEALRAGAVDVGSTAGSAALLARSNGSPIRTIDIYSQPEWAAIVVPAGSDITSVADLAGTSVAATKGTDPYFFLLQALGEAGVPLDQVEVQNLQHADGRTALEQGSVAAWSGLDPIMAASEAESGTQLIYRNVDFNSYGFLNATEEFLETSPDVAQVVVDTYEKARAWAQENPDEVVAILAEVAGIDPAVAARVIGERTNLAVDPVPGDAQREVLEVVGPIFVESGDVASQDDIDRALDELFEPTYAQDADPARVDG; translated from the coding sequence ATGACCCTGCGCACCACGGACCTGCACCGGCCCGCCGCCGCCACCGCCCTCGCCCTGGCGACCGCCCTGGCGCTGGCGGGCTGCGTGCCCGGCGAGGGCTCGGCCCCGGCGGCCGCCGACCCGACCGCCGCGTCGAGCGACGACGCCGGCTGGAGCACCGACACGCTCGACATCGACTTCGCCACGTACAACCCGCTCAGCCTGGTCATCAAGGAGCAGGGCTGGCTCGAGGAGACGCTGGGCGACGACGTCACCGTCACCTGGGTGCAGTCCGCCGGCTCGAACAAGGCGAACGAGGCCCTGCGCGCCGGTGCGGTCGACGTCGGCTCGACGGCCGGCTCGGCCGCGCTGCTCGCGCGGTCCAACGGCTCGCCGATCCGCACGATCGACATCTACTCCCAGCCGGAGTGGGCGGCGATCGTCGTGCCGGCCGGCTCCGACATCACGTCGGTCGCGGACCTCGCCGGCACGTCCGTCGCCGCGACCAAGGGCACCGACCCCTACTTCTTCCTGCTGCAGGCGCTCGGCGAGGCGGGCGTGCCGCTCGACCAGGTCGAGGTGCAGAACCTCCAGCACGCCGACGGCCGCACCGCGCTGGAGCAGGGCTCCGTCGCGGCGTGGTCCGGGCTCGACCCGATCATGGCCGCGAGCGAGGCCGAGTCCGGCACGCAGCTGATCTACCGCAACGTCGACTTCAACTCCTACGGGTTCCTCAACGCGACGGAGGAGTTCCTCGAGACCAGCCCCGACGTGGCGCAGGTCGTCGTCGACACCTACGAGAAGGCGCGCGCCTGGGCCCAGGAGAACCCGGACGAGGTCGTCGCGATCCTCGCCGAGGTGGCCGGCATCGACCCCGCCGTCGCCGCCCGCGTCATCGGGGAGCGCACGAACCTCGCGGTCGACCCGGTCCCGGGCGACGCGCAGCGCGAGGTGCTCGAGGTCGTCGGGCCCATCTTCGTCGAGTCCGGCGACGTGGCGAGCCAGGACGACATCGACCGCGCGCTCGACGAGCTCTTCGAGCCCACGTACGCCCAGGACGCCGACCCGGCCCGCGTCGACGGCTGA
- a CDS encoding ABC transporter permease, with protein sequence MSEHVAGVGAGPVTDRAGRPLRALNPFDAARGADAVPAAGPAPAARPRGFWSRPVVRVVGGALLPVLLLAVWHAVTTGGLVPPYQLPAPAAVWGAAGDLLARGDLQTHVAISVQRVLVGFVVGAGVGLVLGSLVGLSRAADVLLAPLLGAVRAVPSLAWVPLLILWLKIGEESKVTLIAIGAFFPVYTTVAAALRHVDPQLVEAGRAFGLRGVRLLQRVQLPAVLPSVLAGLRLALAQAWLFLVAAELIASSMGLGFLLNDSQQNGRVDRILLAIVLLALLGKLSDSLVALGERTLLRRYA encoded by the coding sequence ATGTCCGAGCACGTCGCCGGCGTCGGCGCCGGCCCCGTCACCGACCGGGCCGGCCGGCCGCTGCGCGCGCTGAACCCGTTCGACGCCGCACGCGGCGCCGACGCGGTGCCCGCGGCCGGGCCGGCGCCCGCGGCGCGCCCGCGCGGCTTCTGGTCGCGCCCGGTCGTGCGCGTGGTCGGCGGCGCGCTGCTGCCGGTGCTGCTGCTCGCGGTCTGGCACGCCGTGACGACGGGCGGCCTCGTCCCGCCCTACCAGCTCCCCGCGCCCGCGGCGGTGTGGGGCGCGGCCGGGGACCTGCTCGCGCGCGGCGACCTGCAGACGCACGTGGCGATCTCGGTGCAGCGCGTGCTCGTCGGGTTCGTCGTCGGCGCGGGCGTCGGGCTGGTCCTGGGGTCGCTCGTCGGCCTGTCCCGGGCCGCCGACGTGCTCCTCGCGCCGCTGCTCGGCGCGGTGCGCGCGGTGCCGTCGCTCGCGTGGGTGCCGCTCCTCATCCTGTGGCTGAAGATCGGTGAGGAGTCGAAGGTGACGCTCATCGCGATCGGCGCGTTCTTCCCGGTCTACACCACCGTCGCGGCCGCGCTCCGCCACGTGGACCCGCAGCTCGTGGAGGCGGGCCGTGCGTTCGGCCTGCGCGGCGTGCGGCTCCTGCAGAGGGTGCAGCTGCCCGCCGTGCTGCCCTCGGTGCTGGCCGGGCTGCGGCTCGCGCTCGCGCAGGCGTGGCTGTTCCTCGTCGCGGCCGAGCTCATCGCGTCGTCGATGGGCCTCGGCTTCCTGCTCAACGACTCCCAGCAGAACGGCCGCGTCGACCGCATCCTGCTCGCGATCGTGCTGCTCGCGCTGCTCGGCAAGCTGTCCGACTCCCTCGTCGCCCTGGGCGAGCGGACCCTGCTGCGGAGGTACGCATGA
- the acs gene encoding acetate--CoA ligase has translation MSTITALQTETRTYAPPADLAAAANVGPDAWERADADPVAFWEDAARRLRWDAPWHTAHTWAPPVPAPGGGDDALTVPEARWFLGGRLNVAVNCVDRHVDAGRGDVVALHVEGERGDRRTLTYADLQREVSRAANALTALGIGPGDRVVVYLPVLAETVVVTLAIARVGAVHSLVFGGFSAEALRFRVQDTGAKLLVTSDGQVRRGTDVEVKSTADAAVAGLDHVEHVLVVRRTGQDVPWTDGRDVWWHDVVDTAPDVHEAESFDAEHPLFVIYTSGTTGRPKGLVHTSGGYLTHAAWSHWAAFDHKPDDVHWCTADLAWVTAHTYVLYGPLANGATQVIYEGVPDAPHRARHLEVIERYGVTTYYTAPTLIRTFMTWFGDDLPVRADGVPHDLSTIRLLGTVGEAVNPEAWVWFRRTFGADRAPVVDTWWQSETGAAMIAPLPGVTTLKPGSATRPLPGIAAKVVDDAGVEVGPGEGGYLVVERPWPGMARTVWRDPQRYLDAYWRRFAGHGPAGAYFLAGDGASYDEDGYVWLLGRIDDVVNVSGHRLSTIEVESALVAHPAVGEAGVAGGADPVTGQAVAAFVVPTTPPGPVDDHAAWLAATGELRDALRAHVSAAIGPVARPRHVLVVPEVPKTRSGKIMRRLLAQLVDGTPLGDTTSLQNPWAVDQVAALVAAAGLRTTP, from the coding sequence ATGAGCACGATCACGGCCCTGCAGACCGAGACCCGCACCTACGCGCCGCCCGCGGACCTCGCGGCGGCCGCGAACGTCGGTCCCGACGCGTGGGAGCGGGCGGACGCCGACCCCGTGGCGTTCTGGGAGGACGCGGCGCGCCGGCTGCGGTGGGACGCGCCATGGCACACCGCGCACACGTGGGCACCCCCGGTCCCCGCGCCCGGCGGCGGGGACGACGCGCTCACGGTGCCCGAGGCGCGGTGGTTCCTCGGCGGGCGGCTCAACGTCGCCGTCAACTGCGTGGACCGGCACGTCGACGCGGGGCGCGGGGACGTCGTCGCGCTGCACGTCGAGGGCGAGCGCGGCGACCGGCGCACCCTGACCTACGCCGACCTGCAGCGCGAGGTGTCCCGTGCGGCGAACGCGCTGACGGCGCTGGGGATCGGACCGGGCGACCGCGTCGTCGTCTACCTGCCGGTGCTCGCCGAGACGGTGGTCGTGACGCTCGCGATCGCGCGCGTCGGCGCGGTGCACTCGCTCGTGTTCGGGGGGTTCTCCGCCGAGGCGCTGCGGTTCCGCGTGCAGGACACGGGCGCGAAGCTGCTGGTCACGAGCGACGGCCAGGTGCGGCGCGGCACCGACGTGGAGGTGAAGTCCACCGCCGACGCGGCCGTCGCGGGCCTCGACCACGTCGAGCACGTGCTCGTCGTGCGCCGCACCGGGCAGGACGTGCCCTGGACCGACGGGCGCGACGTCTGGTGGCACGACGTCGTCGACACCGCACCGGACGTGCACGAGGCCGAGTCGTTCGACGCCGAGCACCCGCTGTTCGTCATCTACACCTCGGGCACCACGGGCAGGCCCAAGGGCCTCGTGCACACCTCCGGCGGGTACCTGACGCACGCCGCCTGGTCGCACTGGGCGGCCTTCGACCACAAGCCGGACGACGTGCACTGGTGCACCGCCGACCTCGCGTGGGTCACGGCGCACACGTACGTGCTCTACGGGCCGCTCGCGAACGGCGCGACGCAGGTCATCTACGAGGGCGTCCCGGACGCCCCGCACCGGGCCCGGCACCTCGAGGTGATCGAGCGGTACGGCGTCACGACGTACTACACCGCGCCGACGCTGATCCGGACGTTCATGACCTGGTTCGGCGACGACCTCCCGGTCCGCGCGGACGGCGTGCCCCACGACCTGTCGACCATCCGCCTGCTCGGCACCGTCGGCGAGGCGGTCAACCCCGAGGCGTGGGTGTGGTTCCGGCGCACGTTCGGCGCCGACCGCGCGCCGGTCGTCGACACCTGGTGGCAGTCGGAGACGGGCGCCGCGATGATCGCGCCGCTGCCCGGGGTCACGACCCTCAAGCCGGGGTCGGCGACGCGGCCGCTGCCGGGGATCGCCGCCAAGGTCGTCGACGACGCGGGCGTCGAGGTCGGCCCCGGCGAGGGCGGCTACCTCGTCGTCGAGCGGCCCTGGCCCGGGATGGCCCGGACCGTGTGGCGCGACCCGCAGCGGTACCTCGACGCGTACTGGCGGCGGTTCGCCGGCCACGGGCCCGCGGGCGCCTACTTCCTCGCCGGCGACGGCGCGTCCTACGACGAGGACGGGTACGTGTGGCTGCTCGGCCGCATCGACGACGTCGTCAACGTCTCGGGCCACCGGCTGTCGACCATCGAGGTGGAGTCCGCGCTCGTCGCCCACCCGGCCGTCGGCGAGGCCGGCGTGGCCGGGGGGGCGGACCCGGTGACCGGCCAGGCCGTCGCGGCGTTCGTGGTGCCGACCACGCCCCCCGGACCGGTCGACGACCACGCCGCGTGGCTCGCCGCCACCGGTGAGCTGCGGGACGCGCTGCGCGCGCACGTCTCCGCCGCGATCGGGCCCGTGGCCCGGCCGCGTCACGTGCTGGTCGTCCCCGAGGTGCCCAAGACCCGGTCCGGCAAGATCATGCGGCGGCTGCTCGCGCAGCTCGTCGACGGCACCCCCCTGGGCGACACGACGTCGCTGCAGAACCCCTGGGCGGTGGACCAGGTGGCCGCGCTCGTGGCCGCCGCCGGACTGCGCACGACCCCGTAG
- a CDS encoding O-acetylhomoserine aminocarboxypropyltransferase/cysteine synthase family protein: MSEHRFGFRTRALHAGGIPDAATGARAVPIYQTTSFVFQDTADAANLFALQKYGNIYSRIGNPTVAALEERIASLEGGIGAVATSSGMAAEFITFAALLGAGDHVVASAQLYGGTVTQLDVTLRRFGVETTFVAGTDPADYAAAIRPETKVVYTEVVANPSGDVADLRGLADVAHAAGVPLVVDSTLTTPYLIRPIEHGADIVIHSATKFLGGHGTTLGGVVVESGRFDWGNGKFPQMTEPVASYGGVRWWENFGEYGFLTKLRSEQLRDIGPALAPQSAFQLLQGVETLPQRLDAHLVNARVVAEWLEPDPRVAYVLWAGLPSHPHHARAQEYLPLGPGSVFAFGLRATAQLSGREVGRRFIEGLQLASHLANVGDARTLVIHPGSTTHQQLSADQLRTAGVPEDLVRISVGLEDADDIVWDIDQALTLATGLDRSGTPVATAPDATAPHPTAPHPTAPHATAPAATAVAR; the protein is encoded by the coding sequence GTGAGCGAGCACCGCTTCGGCTTCCGCACCCGCGCCCTGCACGCCGGCGGCATCCCCGACGCCGCGACCGGGGCCCGGGCCGTGCCGATCTACCAGACGACGTCCTTCGTCTTCCAGGACACCGCCGACGCCGCGAACCTGTTCGCCCTGCAGAAGTACGGGAACATCTACTCCCGCATCGGCAACCCCACCGTCGCCGCCCTCGAGGAGCGCATCGCCTCGCTCGAGGGCGGGATCGGCGCGGTCGCGACGTCGTCCGGCATGGCGGCGGAGTTCATCACGTTCGCCGCGCTGCTCGGCGCCGGCGACCACGTCGTCGCGTCGGCGCAGCTGTACGGCGGCACCGTGACGCAGCTCGACGTGACGCTGCGGCGGTTCGGCGTCGAGACGACGTTCGTGGCGGGCACCGACCCGGCCGACTACGCCGCGGCGATCCGCCCCGAGACCAAGGTCGTGTACACCGAGGTCGTCGCGAACCCCTCCGGCGACGTCGCGGACCTGCGCGGGCTGGCCGACGTCGCGCACGCCGCCGGCGTCCCGCTCGTGGTCGACTCCACCCTCACCACCCCCTACCTGATCCGGCCCATCGAGCACGGCGCCGACATCGTGATCCACTCGGCCACCAAGTTCCTCGGCGGGCACGGCACGACGCTCGGCGGCGTCGTCGTCGAGTCCGGCCGGTTCGACTGGGGCAACGGGAAGTTCCCGCAGATGACGGAGCCCGTCGCGTCGTACGGGGGCGTGCGGTGGTGGGAGAACTTCGGCGAGTACGGGTTCCTCACCAAGCTGCGGTCCGAGCAGCTGCGCGACATCGGCCCGGCGCTCGCGCCGCAGTCGGCGTTCCAGCTGCTGCAGGGCGTCGAGACGCTCCCGCAGCGCCTCGACGCGCACCTCGTGAACGCGCGGGTCGTCGCCGAGTGGCTCGAGCCCGACCCGCGCGTGGCGTACGTGCTGTGGGCGGGCCTGCCGTCGCACCCCCACCACGCGCGTGCGCAGGAGTACCTCCCGCTCGGTCCCGGCTCGGTGTTCGCGTTCGGGCTGCGGGCGACCGCACAGCTGTCCGGCCGCGAGGTCGGCCGCCGGTTCATCGAGGGGCTGCAGCTCGCCAGCCACCTCGCCAACGTGGGCGACGCCCGCACCCTCGTCATCCACCCCGGCTCGACGACGCACCAGCAGCTGTCGGCCGACCAGCTCCGCACGGCGGGCGTCCCCGAGGACCTCGTGCGCATCAGCGTCGGCCTCGAGGACGCCGACGACATCGTGTGGGACATCGACCAGGCGCTCACTCTCGCGACCGGGCTCGACCGGTCCGGCACCCCGGTCGCGACGGCGCCCGACGCGACGGCACCCCACCCGACGGCACCCCACCCGACGGCACCCCACGCGACGGCACCCGCGGCGACGGCGGTGGCCCGGTGA